The Cystobacter fuscus DSM 2262 genomic sequence GTATGCGCACTACACGGTGAGCAAGGCCGCGCTCATCATGCTCACCCGGGCGCTGGCGGTGGAGCTGGCGCCGCACGTGCGCGTCAACGCCGTGTCTCCCGGCACGGTGGCCTTTCCGGAGGACTTCGGCGCCGCCGAGCGCGAGGCCATCCTCGCGCGCATCCCCTTCGGCCGCGAGGGCAGCGTGGAGGACGTGGCCCGCACCGTGCTCTTCCTCGCCCGAGAGGCGCCGTATGTCACCGGGCAGGTGATCGCCGTGGACGGTGGCCGGAGCGCGCAACTGTGAGCGCGGAAGCCTTTCATCCCCCCCAGGTGATGGACGACCGGGGCCGGCCGCTGGACATCATCGCGCTGCGGGGCCTCACGGTGGACTGCATCGTGGGCATCTACAACCGCGAGCGCGTGGCGGCCCAGCCGCTGCGGCTCGACGTGGCGCTCTTCCTGGACACGCGCTCGGCCGGGGCCAGCGGAAGGCTCGGGGACACGGTGCACTACGGGCGGCTCGCCGGAGAGCTGCGCTTCCTGCTGGAGGCCTGCCGCTTCGAGTTGCTGGAGTCCGCGGCGGAGGCGGTGTGCCACTACCTCCTCGTGCCTCCCCGCGAGGACTCGCCCCGCACGCGCCTGGAGGCCGCCTCCGTGCGCATCACCAAGCCCCAGGCGCTCGGTGGCCTGGTGGTGCCCTCGCTCCAGGTGCACCGCGCGGCGCGGGAGATGGTCTACGCGGAGCGGGAAGCGTCGTTCGGGCGCGTGGAGGTGCTGCACGAGGGCACCGGCTATGGCGTCTATCGTCTGCGCGTGAAGCCCGGCGGTGTCCTCTCCATGCCCGCGCATCCAGAGGGAGAGGAGAGCGAGCTGGTGCTGGGCTCCGGGCTGTTGGCGCAGGGCCAGCCGGTGGCGCGTGGCACGGCCTTCCATTGGCCGCGGGGCATGGCGCACCGCTATGACAACCCCACGGGCAGCGAGCAGACGGTGCTGTGCGTGGCCCGGCCCCGCCTGATGCTGCCGGCCGGGCCGGCGACGGAGTTGCCCGTGGAGGGCCTCCAGCCCGTGCCCGGGCACGCGTACTACCCGCGCGACGAGCAGGCGGCTTCCGGGCGGGATGCGCCGGGTCCCGGATGAGCCGGGCCGGGGGCGGGGGGACGCGGATGTCAGGCGAAGGGGAGCGCGGACACGGTGGCCTCGGCGGGCCCGTCGCCCAGCGTCAGCACCGTTCCCGGCTCCAGGTGGTCGCGGTGCACGTAGCCCAGCGCCAGGAACTGGCCGGAGCCCGGAGCGCGCACCACGGTGGTGAGCCAGCCGACCTTCTTGCCGTCCTTCTTCAGCTCGGTCCCGGGCGCCGTCTCGGCCGTGCCGAGGCGCAGGCCGGCCAGCTTCCGGTTCATGTGCCCCCGGAAGGTGGCGCGGGCGATGACCTCCTGCCCGATGTAGCACCCCTTGTTGTACGAGATGCCATGCGTGAGGTTGGCTTCCAGGGGGATGGTGGTGTCGACCATGTCCTGGCCATAGCGAGGCACCCCGGCCTCCACCCGCAGCACCTCCAGGGCGCGCCAGCCCAGGGGCCGCAGGCCGAGGCCCGAACCCGCCGCCACCAGCGCCTTCCAGACCGTTTCCAATCCGGGGCGCGGCACCCACATCTCCACGCCCTGGGCGGAGGGCCAGGTCGAGCCCTGGAGCAGGACGTCCTGGCCGGCCAGGGTGGCTCCCCGGGTGGCGTT encodes the following:
- a CDS encoding dihydroneopterin aldolase; this translates as MSAEAFHPPQVMDDRGRPLDIIALRGLTVDCIVGIYNRERVAAQPLRLDVALFLDTRSAGASGRLGDTVHYGRLAGELRFLLEACRFELLESAAEAVCHYLLVPPREDSPRTRLEAASVRITKPQALGGLVVPSLQVHRAAREMVYAEREASFGRVEVLHEGTGYGVYRLRVKPGGVLSMPAHPEGEESELVLGSGLLAQGQPVARGTAFHWPRGMAHRYDNPTGSEQTVLCVARPRLMLPAGPATELPVEGLQPVPGHAYYPRDEQAASGRDAPGPG
- the ygfZ gene encoding CAF17-like 4Fe-4S cluster assembly/insertion protein YgfZ — encoded protein: MQPLSLHFLHEQAGARFLEANGREVVADYGDAEAEYRAARESVALHDATYREALRITGEDRTSFLHGMVTQDVKGLVAGASAYTALITVKGAMVADARILRRENDLVLDLEPGLGAKVREFLEKFLISEDAELHDATEEQGVLRLLGPRTSELLGAVLGQPFAPLAPNATRGATLAGQDVLLQGSTWPSAQGVEMWVPRPGLETVWKALVAAGSGLGLRPLGWRALEVLRVEAGVPRYGQDMVDTTIPLEANLTHGISYNKGCYIGQEVIARATFRGHMNRKLAGLRLGTAETAPGTELKKDGKKVGWLTTVVRAPGSGQFLALGYVHRDHLEPGTVLTLGDGPAEATVSALPFA